The following coding sequences lie in one Peribacillus frigoritolerans genomic window:
- a CDS encoding tripartite tricarboxylate transporter TctB family protein, whose protein sequence is MDVKFDRFASVAFLAVGVLFMIGSRKLASSSYGSSVGPDIFPFVLGLVLSLLSIRLFYEAFRGKGQESRKEKLQYKPFIIILLSTLIYILTLETIGYVITTFLFLFVCFQTMERNKWVTSLIISAGFSGIIYYLFVNVLKGTLPGWPIWFS, encoded by the coding sequence ATGGATGTTAAATTTGATCGCTTTGCTTCTGTAGCCTTTCTGGCTGTCGGAGTGCTGTTTATGATAGGAAGCAGGAAACTGGCCAGTTCTTCTTATGGAAGTTCGGTAGGACCGGACATTTTCCCATTTGTATTGGGGCTCGTTCTTTCTCTTTTAAGTATTCGCCTGTTCTATGAGGCATTTCGGGGCAAGGGGCAGGAATCACGTAAAGAGAAGCTGCAATATAAACCCTTTATCATCATTCTGCTCTCCACCTTGATTTATATTTTGACATTGGAAACGATAGGATATGTCATTACGACCTTTCTGTTTTTGTTTGTTTGCTTCCAAACGATGGAACGAAATAAGTGGGTGACATCGCTCATCATTTCCGCAGGATTTTCCGGAATCATCTATTATTTATTCGTGAATGTGTTAAAGGGAACACTGCCGGGGTGGCCAATCTGGTTTTCATAA
- a CDS encoding Bug family tripartite tricarboxylate transporter substrate binding protein, giving the protein MFSRKKISAVILAGSLALSLGACSSSGTSGEKKESTGYPKKAITVVAPSGAGGGWDLTARSFTKVLGETKLVNQPLTVENKPGGGGAVFMADYATQQADNNDMLFVNSPPVIINNLKKEGNSPYGYKNTTPLAQLTKDYGAIVVKADSEFKDLKSVLEAVKKDPRKLTFAGGSAPGSMDHLISILPAYEYGLNPTELKYVSYDGGGEAITALLGGNADVIGTDASSVREFLKAGKIRVLAVTSTERLGGDLKDIPTAKEQGVDAEFTIWRGVFGPQNMSGEAKTFWDGTIEKLVETSEWKKEVEVQGWEQEYKNSEEFSKFLEEQEKQVQQLLEALGMEK; this is encoded by the coding sequence ATGTTTTCTCGTAAAAAGATTTCAGCGGTCATATTAGCGGGTTCGTTAGCTTTAAGTTTAGGTGCATGCAGCAGTTCGGGTACATCAGGAGAAAAGAAAGAAAGTACAGGTTATCCGAAAAAAGCGATAACGGTCGTTGCTCCATCGGGCGCAGGCGGGGGATGGGATCTAACCGCCCGTTCATTTACAAAGGTCTTGGGTGAGACAAAACTGGTGAACCAGCCATTAACCGTCGAAAACAAACCCGGTGGCGGGGGCGCTGTCTTCATGGCGGATTATGCAACACAGCAAGCGGATAACAATGACATGCTGTTCGTAAATTCACCGCCTGTCATCATCAATAACCTTAAAAAAGAAGGCAACAGTCCTTATGGATATAAAAATACGACTCCTTTGGCGCAGCTGACTAAGGATTATGGGGCGATAGTGGTAAAGGCGGATTCTGAATTCAAGGATTTGAAATCAGTGCTGGAAGCGGTGAAAAAAGATCCGCGTAAGTTGACCTTTGCAGGAGGATCGGCTCCGGGATCCATGGATCATTTGATTTCCATTCTTCCAGCCTATGAATATGGCTTGAATCCAACCGAACTTAAATACGTTTCGTACGACGGTGGCGGGGAAGCGATTACGGCATTGCTTGGCGGAAATGCGGATGTGATCGGAACGGATGCATCCAGTGTCAGGGAATTTTTAAAAGCAGGAAAGATTAGAGTGTTGGCCGTAACCTCGACTGAACGTTTAGGTGGGGATCTTAAAGACATACCTACTGCAAAGGAACAAGGTGTTGATGCTGAATTCACGATTTGGAGAGGCGTTTTTGGACCTCAGAATATGTCTGGTGAAGCGAAAACCTTTTGGGACGGAACCATTGAGAAGCTAGTTGAAACTTCTGAATGGAAAAAGGAAGTGGAAGTGCAGGGATGGGAACAAGAATATAAAAATAGTGAAGAATTCAGCAAGTTTTTAGAAGAACAGGAGAAACAGGTGCAGCAATTATTGGAAGCTTTGGGTATGGAAAAATAA
- a CDS encoding DUF1641 domain-containing protein, protein MAAPITEIHNPITEEEIKLQKLEELKTLITDNEDALNNMFKIVNELNDSGVFEAATSMLQGKEQIAKIALQQITRQPVTNLINTLMGATGALMNADAAQSTKLLNSALAGIDEGNKFLQADKKIGVLDLMKTLNDPDINRAIGFGVHFLKGMGKELKE, encoded by the coding sequence ATGGCAGCTCCTATAACGGAAATCCATAATCCCATTACTGAGGAAGAAATAAAGCTACAAAAGCTGGAGGAACTGAAAACGCTGATCACCGATAATGAAGATGCCTTGAACAATATGTTTAAAATCGTCAATGAACTGAATGACTCGGGAGTATTCGAAGCCGCGACCTCCATGCTTCAAGGAAAAGAACAAATTGCGAAAATCGCACTCCAACAAATCACAAGGCAACCTGTAACAAACCTGATCAATACACTTATGGGGGCAACAGGAGCCTTGATGAACGCCGATGCCGCACAATCCACGAAACTGCTGAACAGTGCACTTGCAGGAATCGATGAAGGAAACAAATTCCTTCAGGCAGATAAGAAGATCGGCGTTCTCGATTTAATGAAAACATTGAATGATCCAGACATAAACCGGGCGATTGGCTTTGGCGTCCACTTCCTAAAGGGAATGGGCAAGGAATTAAAAGAATAG
- a CDS encoding AEC family transporter, translating to MSVLFLIVLNVIVPVFFLIGAGAILHRKFKLDMNTLSKLNHFLLMPAISFINIYQSKMGGGMIVQIFSFLALQAVSLIIVSTVIAKLARFDQSLSATFKNSVVLNNSANFGLPVSQMVFHGNPLGLSIQVIVIIFQNLLTYTYGLMNSVSVHTKSAKGAIREFLKNPVIYALLLGFLLQAASFDIPLFLWTPIDNIASAFIAIALITLGAQSAYLKMTHFPLPLILSLVGRLILSPSIAFLIILMLGLEGTVAQGLFIASSFPTSRNSALFALEYDNHPEYAAQAVLMSTLFSSITVTMVVYLSKILF from the coding sequence GTGAGTGTCCTGTTTCTGATCGTATTGAATGTCATTGTGCCGGTCTTTTTCCTAATAGGGGCGGGGGCCATTCTGCATCGTAAATTCAAGTTGGATATGAATACGCTGTCTAAATTGAATCACTTCCTGCTCATGCCGGCCATTAGCTTTATTAATATCTATCAAAGTAAAATGGGCGGGGGGATGATCGTCCAGATATTCAGCTTCCTTGCTCTTCAAGCAGTAAGCCTCATCATCGTGAGTACAGTGATTGCTAAACTTGCCAGGTTTGATCAAAGCCTTTCGGCCACGTTTAAAAATAGTGTAGTCCTGAATAACTCAGCCAATTTCGGGTTACCCGTCAGCCAGATGGTTTTTCACGGAAATCCTCTTGGGCTGTCGATCCAAGTCATCGTGATCATTTTTCAAAACCTCTTGACCTATACCTATGGATTGATGAATTCCGTTTCCGTCCATACAAAAAGTGCGAAGGGCGCCATTCGCGAGTTCTTGAAGAACCCCGTCATTTATGCTTTATTACTCGGTTTTCTATTACAGGCAGCTTCTTTCGACATTCCTCTGTTCTTATGGACCCCGATTGATAATATCGCGAGTGCCTTCATAGCCATTGCCCTGATTACATTGGGTGCACAGAGTGCCTATTTGAAAATGACGCATTTCCCGCTTCCGCTTATCCTTAGCTTGGTTGGAAGGTTGATCCTTTCACCATCCATCGCCTTCCTGATCATCCTCATGCTGGGCTTGGAAGGAACTGTCGCCCAAGGGTTGTTTATCGCAAGCTCATTTCCAACATCGAGAAACAGCGCATTATTCGCTTTGGAATATGACAACCATCCGGAGTATGCGGCACAGGCAGTCTTGATGTCGACTTTATTCAGCAGCATAACGGTAACGATGGTCGTATATCTATCAAAAATACTATTCTAG
- a CDS encoding nuclease-related domain-containing protein has product MKLIVKRRKVPLTIRKLRALTRRLSPNHPKIPIIINDLKKREAGYKGECSIDFPLGFLEPKSYFIFHDLRLQDQSRFFQLDTLLISKKYALIIEVKNIAGAIYFDPHFNQLIRTIEGKETAFPDPIIQVSRQETQLTNWFLKNGFPSLPILSLIVISNPQTIIRTAPENLELHYKVIHRDALPSRINLMEHSITDSILGEKDLKKIVRILKKYHIEAASSILERYNLNEEDLIKGVICENCKGFPLIRRHGTWLCNQCQLSSKTAHIQALRDYFYLIGTTITNRQLRDFLNISSASSATRILQSLKLTSKGANKGRVYSLNFDE; this is encoded by the coding sequence ATGAAATTGATTGTAAAAAGGCGAAAAGTTCCTCTTACTATACGTAAATTACGTGCTTTAACGCGCAGGCTTTCTCCGAATCATCCTAAAATCCCCATAATCATCAACGATCTCAAAAAAAGGGAAGCGGGCTATAAAGGGGAATGTTCCATTGATTTTCCATTAGGCTTTCTTGAACCGAAAAGCTATTTCATCTTCCACGATTTAAGGCTGCAGGATCAATCCCGATTTTTTCAGCTGGATACTTTATTAATCTCCAAGAAATATGCGCTTATCATTGAAGTGAAGAACATTGCAGGGGCGATCTATTTTGATCCGCATTTCAATCAGCTCATTCGAACGATAGAAGGAAAAGAAACGGCATTTCCTGATCCCATCATACAAGTCAGCCGCCAGGAAACACAATTGACCAATTGGTTCTTGAAAAACGGTTTTCCCTCACTGCCCATCCTTTCATTGATTGTCATCAGTAATCCCCAAACAATCATCCGTACAGCTCCTGAAAACCTTGAACTCCACTATAAAGTTATCCATCGCGATGCACTTCCCTCAAGAATCAATCTGATGGAGCATTCCATCACAGATTCCATTTTAGGTGAAAAAGATTTGAAGAAAATAGTTCGTATTTTAAAAAAGTATCATATCGAAGCGGCCTCTTCCATTCTGGAACGATACAATCTTAACGAAGAGGACCTAATAAAAGGAGTGATATGTGAAAATTGCAAGGGGTTTCCGTTAATTAGAAGGCATGGCACATGGCTTTGCAATCAATGCCAACTCTCCAGTAAAACTGCACATATCCAGGCTTTACGAGATTATTTTTATCTAATAGGCACAACTATAACGAATCGGCAGTTGAGGGATTTTTTAAACATTTCCTCCGCATCCAGTGCAACGAGAATCTTGCAATCATTGAAATTGACAAGCAAAGGTGCGAATAAAGGGAGGGTGTACAGCCTGAATTTTGATGAGTGA
- a CDS encoding LysR family transcriptional regulator: MNERDWHILKVLHEHRNITKTAQSLYISQPSLTKRIQQIEKEFNLKIVERGTRGVQFTPQGEYLAICADEMLIRLRQIKETAFNMGQEISGTLRLGVSNYITLHKLPGLLKIFRERFPKVDFHVTTGWSKEVLNLIYKEEVHVGIVRGDYQWSGSRHHLFEETICIASKEEIEVRNLPFLPRIDYGTDALLKTMIDNWWRDNFSGPPLVGMEVDKGDTCKEMVRNGLGYGILPSVLLEKDQNLRQMDLKDKQGNPLIRNTWMLYHEKSLELKLVKEFVEFVKGVDFMRDI, encoded by the coding sequence ATGAACGAAAGGGATTGGCATATTTTAAAGGTGTTACATGAACACAGGAATATTACTAAAACGGCGCAAAGTTTATATATCTCGCAACCTTCTTTAACGAAACGGATTCAACAAATAGAGAAGGAATTCAATCTAAAGATTGTGGAGCGGGGAACTAGGGGAGTGCAGTTCACCCCTCAAGGTGAATATTTGGCCATCTGTGCAGATGAGATGCTGATCAGGCTCCGGCAGATAAAAGAGACAGCATTCAATATGGGTCAGGAGATCAGTGGAACATTACGGCTGGGTGTTTCCAACTATATTACGCTGCATAAGTTGCCAGGCCTGCTGAAAATATTTCGTGAGCGATTTCCTAAAGTGGATTTCCATGTGACAACTGGCTGGAGTAAAGAAGTGCTGAACCTCATTTATAAGGAAGAAGTGCATGTCGGGATTGTTCGGGGGGACTATCAATGGTCAGGATCAAGGCATCATCTTTTTGAGGAAACGATTTGTATTGCTTCCAAGGAAGAAATCGAAGTCCGGAACCTGCCTTTCCTGCCGAGGATCGATTATGGGACAGATGCTCTTTTGAAAACAATGATCGATAATTGGTGGAGAGACAATTTTTCCGGACCTCCTTTGGTGGGGATGGAAGTGGACAAAGGGGATACATGCAAGGAAATGGTCAGGAATGGCCTGGGATATGGCATCCTCCCCAGTGTTTTATTGGAGAAAGACCAAAACCTCCGTCAAATGGACCTTAAGGACAAGCAAGGTAATCCCCTTATCAGGAATACATGGATGTTATATCATGAAAAGTCGCTGGAATTAAAACTGGTTAAAGAGTTTGTCGAATTTGTCAAAGGCGTCGATTTCATGAGGGATATTTAA
- the fdhD gene encoding formate dehydrogenase accessory sulfurtransferase FdhD: MKAIEIKRDIIRITKGNIERTEDAIVTEHPVTVKINGQEFVTMVCTPEYIEDMVIGYLASEGIIKKYDEIKEIWVQEKEGFVHVKTDKVNPYFQDFQNKRYITSCCGMSRQGFVFVNDALTAKKMDDVSVKLTPDDCFRLMKDLQNSAVTFQNTGGVHNAALCDAGGLVLSRMDIGRHNALDKIYGYCLKNGISIEGKAIVFSGRISSEILLKVAKIGCELILSKSAPTELALELAEGLGITTVGFIRNDSLNIYTCPERILLND, encoded by the coding sequence ATGAAAGCGATTGAAATCAAGAGGGACATCATCCGGATAACCAAAGGTAACATCGAGCGGACGGAAGATGCGATCGTAACGGAGCATCCCGTTACTGTCAAAATAAATGGCCAGGAATTCGTCACGATGGTTTGTACACCTGAATACATCGAGGATATGGTGATTGGTTATTTGGCTTCGGAAGGAATCATCAAAAAATATGATGAGATAAAAGAAATCTGGGTCCAGGAAAAAGAAGGCTTTGTTCATGTGAAGACAGATAAAGTGAATCCTTACTTCCAGGACTTTCAAAATAAGCGGTATATTACATCATGCTGCGGAATGAGCAGACAAGGTTTCGTCTTTGTAAATGATGCATTGACTGCCAAGAAAATGGATGATGTTTCGGTGAAACTGACTCCTGATGACTGCTTCCGCTTGATGAAGGATTTACAAAATTCTGCTGTCACCTTCCAGAACACGGGCGGAGTCCACAATGCCGCTTTATGTGATGCCGGTGGTCTCGTATTAAGCAGGATGGACATCGGAAGGCATAATGCCTTGGACAAAATATACGGGTATTGCTTAAAAAATGGCATTTCGATAGAAGGGAAGGCTATCGTGTTCAGCGGCCGGATTTCATCGGAAATTCTTTTGAAAGTGGCGAAAATCGGCTGTGAACTAATACTCTCGAAATCCGCTCCAACTGAATTGGCTTTGGAGTTGGCTGAAGGATTGGGAATCACGACCGTCGGGTTCATTCGCAATGATTCACTGAATATCTACACATGTCCTGAAAGAATTCTATTGAATGACTGA
- a CDS encoding DUF2294 domain-containing protein, giving the protein MSKVIHEFNDMIRKLRKELFGKGPERIHTVFVENMAVSTLYGNLTPTEMFISRSEEGRDMVHSARTKMVQDVYSESPPDGMEELVGAKLLHLFSDIKIKENIAISVFVFDKNIADKLNGH; this is encoded by the coding sequence GTGTCAAAAGTTATCCATGAATTCAATGATATGATTCGTAAGCTGCGCAAGGAACTATTCGGTAAAGGACCAGAACGCATACACACGGTTTTCGTGGAAAATATGGCCGTTTCTACGTTATATGGGAATTTGACTCCTACGGAAATGTTCATATCAAGATCGGAGGAAGGAAGGGATATGGTCCATTCTGCACGAACCAAAATGGTTCAGGATGTGTATTCGGAGAGTCCCCCTGATGGAATGGAAGAACTGGTTGGAGCTAAACTGCTCCATTTGTTTTCAGACATCAAAATCAAAGAGAACATAGCTATTTCCGTATTCGTTTTTGATAAGAATATAGCGGACAAACTCAACGGGCATTGA
- a CDS encoding tripartite tricarboxylate transporter permease, with amino-acid sequence MGTFDYLMHGFETALTWYNILFAFVGVLIGTAVGVLPGIGPMSGVALLIPVTASITGGLPPEQAATSAIILLAGVYYGAMYGGSTTSILLNTPGESSSVVTTLDGYQMAKKGRAGSALSISAIGSFVGGIVTLVAMIALAQPLSTIAIKFGPAEYFSLMLLGLAAVSGLAGKSVTKALIMTVCGLLIGTIGIDNVSGIARFTFDIPWLYQGVEFLTIAVGLFALGEVFKTILEKDEDDGEIAKINNLIPSKEEFKESAGPIARGSLLGFFVGILPGAGATLASFFSYLMEKRISKKPGRFGTGAIAGVAGPETANNAASGGAMIPLLTLGIPGSGTTAILMGALMMYNVQPGPLLFEDHPQVAWGLIASMFIGNLMLLILNLPLVKVFAKIIETPKKYLIPIIIAISIFGVYAVQVSTYDLLLLLGCGILGYFLSKNDYPIAPLVLGLVLGPMIENNMRRALTISDGDYSLFFTRPLSLTFLIVTALWLLIPVLLKKRGKDVVINIEG; translated from the coding sequence GTGGGCACTTTTGATTATTTAATGCATGGTTTTGAAACGGCACTAACCTGGTATAATATACTTTTTGCATTTGTCGGAGTATTGATCGGTACGGCAGTCGGCGTTTTGCCGGGGATCGGGCCGATGAGCGGTGTGGCACTTTTAATTCCGGTAACCGCTTCGATTACAGGGGGACTTCCCCCAGAGCAAGCGGCAACAAGCGCCATCATTTTACTCGCAGGTGTTTATTATGGAGCGATGTATGGAGGATCGACAACTTCAATCCTATTGAATACACCTGGTGAATCTTCTTCTGTCGTCACCACACTGGATGGCTACCAAATGGCCAAGAAGGGAAGAGCAGGGAGTGCTTTATCGATTTCGGCAATCGGTTCCTTCGTCGGAGGGATCGTCACCCTTGTCGCCATGATTGCCTTGGCTCAGCCATTATCGACGATTGCCATTAAATTCGGTCCGGCTGAGTATTTTTCGCTCATGCTTCTAGGGTTGGCGGCAGTCAGCGGCCTCGCGGGAAAATCCGTAACAAAGGCACTGATCATGACGGTTTGCGGTTTGTTGATCGGGACGATAGGCATCGATAATGTATCCGGAATCGCCCGTTTTACATTCGACATTCCTTGGCTGTATCAAGGGGTCGAATTCCTGACGATCGCAGTGGGTCTATTCGCCCTTGGGGAAGTATTCAAGACAATCTTGGAAAAAGACGAGGATGATGGGGAAATTGCAAAGATCAATAATTTGATTCCTTCCAAAGAAGAATTCAAGGAATCTGCGGGGCCGATTGCGAGGGGATCGCTCTTAGGTTTCTTTGTAGGAATTCTGCCAGGTGCAGGGGCCACTCTTGCTTCCTTCTTCTCATACCTTATGGAAAAACGGATTTCAAAAAAACCTGGGAGATTCGGTACAGGGGCGATCGCTGGTGTGGCTGGTCCTGAAACGGCCAATAATGCGGCTTCTGGCGGAGCGATGATACCATTATTGACGCTGGGAATTCCAGGTTCCGGTACAACGGCGATTTTAATGGGTGCGCTCATGATGTACAATGTTCAGCCAGGTCCATTATTATTCGAGGACCATCCCCAGGTGGCTTGGGGGCTTATCGCCAGCATGTTCATCGGGAATCTGATGCTCCTCATCCTTAATCTCCCACTCGTTAAGGTTTTTGCGAAAATCATTGAAACGCCAAAGAAATATTTGATTCCGATCATTATCGCGATTTCCATTTTTGGTGTTTATGCGGTACAAGTATCGACTTATGATTTATTGCTATTACTAGGATGCGGGATCTTGGGATATTTCTTAAGTAAAAATGATTATCCAATCGCCCCGTTGGTATTAGGCCTGGTTTTAGGACCGATGATAGAAAATAATATGCGCAGGGCACTGACAATATCCGATGGGGATTACAGTTTGTTTTTCACTCGGCCGCTTTCGCTGACATTCCTGATCGTAACGGCATTATGGCTGCTCATTCCGGTTTTACTTAAGAAGAGAGGGAAGGATGTTGTCATCAATATTGAAGGTTAA
- the fdhF gene encoding formate dehydrogenase subunit alpha, with amino-acid sequence MSDSNITITINGKDYTANEGATILEIINQNEMAHPQICYVPEVDPIQTCDTCIVEVNGKLVRSCSTKAVSGMDIALDSSKAKEAQTEAMDRILENHSLYCTVCDNNNGNCKLHNTAELMEIEHQKYPYTPKVELGAVDMSHPFYRYDANQCIACGQCVEVCQNLQVNETLSIDWEAERPRVIWDEGTEINNSSCVGCGQCVTICPCNALMEKSMLGEAGFMSGLKNDMLEPMIDLVKEVEPGYSGIFAISEIEAAMRETRTKKTKTVCTFCGVGCTFEVWTKGRKILKVQPTHEAPVNAISTCVKGKFGWDFVNSEKRLTKPLIRKNGRFVESSWDEALDLVASRLGSIKQQYGGNSVGFISSSKITNEENYVIQKLARQMFETNNVDNCSRYCQSPATDGLFRTVGMGGDAGTIKDIAAAGLVIIVGANPAEGHPVLATRVKRAHKLHGQKLIVADIRKNEMAERSDIHISPKQGTDQVWLMAVTKYMIDQGWHDKEFINENVNFFDDYKEVLEKYTLEYAETHTGISKETLIQIAETIRDADGTCILWGMGVTQNTGASDTSAAISNLLLATGNYRRPGAGAYPLRGHNNVQGACDMGTLPTWLPGYQHVTDDVARAKFEKAYGVKIDGKPGLNNIEMLKAIEKGDMKAMYLVGEDMALVDADANHVDKVLSGLDFFVVQDIFLSRTAQYADVVLPGAPSLEKDGTFTNTERRVQRLYKALPTIGDSKADWEITQEIANRLGANWNYSHPSEIYDEMASLSPIFSQANYEVLEGWNSFLWGSHDGSSTPLLYVDGFNFPDKKARFALADWVEPHKFPEEYDLHINNGRMLEHFHEGNMTNKSNGIQSKVPDIFVEVSPELAQERKVSDGGLVRLVSPFGAVKLKALITDRVKDNELFLPMNSVDKDSAINFLTGPIYDQRTSTPAYKQTMVRMEVLSASGDIPLPGTNPRNKKRHPQNGVEVERKWARPGYVHLTDK; translated from the coding sequence ATGAGCGATTCAAACATCACCATCACAATCAACGGGAAGGATTATACCGCTAATGAAGGAGCGACAATACTGGAGATCATCAACCAAAATGAGATGGCTCATCCACAGATTTGTTATGTTCCTGAAGTGGATCCGATCCAAACATGCGACACATGCATCGTCGAGGTTAATGGGAAACTCGTCCGGTCATGTTCGACAAAAGCAGTGAGCGGCATGGATATAGCCTTGGACTCAAGCAAGGCAAAAGAAGCCCAGACCGAGGCCATGGACCGGATCCTGGAAAACCATTCTTTATACTGTACTGTATGTGATAATAATAACGGAAATTGCAAACTGCATAACACAGCAGAATTAATGGAAATTGAACACCAAAAATATCCTTACACACCGAAAGTGGAATTGGGTGCCGTCGATATGTCCCATCCATTTTACCGCTACGATGCCAATCAATGCATCGCATGCGGGCAATGTGTTGAAGTCTGCCAAAACCTTCAGGTCAACGAGACGCTGTCCATCGACTGGGAAGCAGAACGCCCTCGGGTAATCTGGGATGAAGGAACGGAAATCAATAACTCATCTTGTGTAGGCTGCGGACAGTGTGTAACGATTTGTCCATGTAATGCATTAATGGAAAAATCGATGCTGGGTGAGGCTGGTTTCATGTCAGGTTTGAAAAACGATATGCTTGAACCAATGATAGACCTTGTCAAAGAAGTGGAGCCTGGATACAGCGGGATTTTTGCCATTTCGGAAATTGAAGCGGCAATGCGAGAGACACGGACGAAGAAAACAAAAACGGTCTGTACGTTCTGTGGGGTAGGATGCACATTCGAAGTCTGGACAAAAGGCCGTAAAATCCTTAAAGTCCAACCTACTCATGAAGCACCCGTCAATGCGATATCCACATGTGTCAAAGGGAAATTCGGTTGGGACTTCGTAAACTCGGAAAAACGTTTGACAAAGCCCCTGATTCGGAAAAATGGAAGATTCGTTGAATCAAGCTGGGATGAAGCACTTGATTTGGTTGCATCCAGACTCGGTTCGATCAAACAGCAATACGGCGGAAATTCAGTAGGCTTCATTTCCTCTTCCAAGATCACAAATGAAGAAAACTATGTAATTCAAAAACTGGCACGGCAAATGTTCGAAACGAATAACGTCGACAATTGCTCACGTTACTGTCAATCCCCGGCAACAGACGGACTGTTCCGTACAGTCGGCATGGGCGGAGACGCTGGTACAATCAAAGATATCGCCGCAGCAGGTCTTGTCATCATCGTTGGGGCAAACCCGGCAGAAGGACACCCCGTACTGGCGACACGCGTTAAACGGGCTCACAAGCTTCACGGACAAAAACTGATCGTGGCCGACATCCGCAAAAACGAAATGGCCGAGCGTTCCGACATCCATATCAGTCCAAAACAAGGAACGGATCAAGTTTGGTTGATGGCGGTTACAAAATATATGATCGATCAAGGCTGGCATGATAAAGAATTCATCAATGAAAATGTTAACTTCTTCGACGATTATAAAGAAGTACTTGAAAAATACACCCTGGAATATGCAGAAACACACACAGGTATTTCTAAAGAAACATTGATCCAAATAGCTGAGACGATTCGCGATGCAGACGGAACATGCATTCTCTGGGGAATGGGCGTCACACAAAACACCGGTGCCTCCGATACTTCGGCTGCAATTTCCAACCTGCTATTAGCTACAGGCAACTACCGTCGCCCAGGAGCGGGAGCTTATCCGCTTCGCGGCCATAACAATGTACAGGGCGCTTGCGATATGGGTACCCTTCCAACATGGCTCCCGGGATATCAGCATGTTACCGATGACGTGGCACGTGCTAAATTCGAAAAAGCTTATGGAGTGAAAATCGATGGCAAACCAGGCTTGAACAATATTGAAATGCTTAAAGCGATAGAAAAAGGCGACATGAAAGCGATGTATCTTGTAGGTGAAGATATGGCACTTGTTGACGCGGATGCAAACCATGTTGACAAGGTGTTATCAGGATTGGATTTCTTTGTTGTCCAGGATATTTTCCTTTCAAGAACAGCCCAATATGCCGACGTGGTATTGCCCGGAGCTCCATCTCTTGAAAAAGACGGTACGTTCACCAATACAGAGCGCCGTGTACAGCGTTTATATAAAGCCCTTCCCACTATCGGAGATTCTAAAGCGGACTGGGAAATCACTCAAGAGATCGCCAACCGCTTAGGTGCGAATTGGAACTACTCTCACCCTAGTGAAATCTATGACGAAATGGCAAGTTTGTCACCGATATTCAGCCAAGCGAATTACGAAGTGCTGGAAGGATGGAACAGCTTCCTCTGGGGGAGCCATGATGGATCAAGCACGCCGCTTCTTTATGTGGATGGCTTCAACTTCCCTGATAAAAAAGCGCGCTTTGCACTGGCTGACTGGGTAGAGCCGCATAAATTCCCGGAAGAATATGACCTTCATATCAATAATGGACGCATGCTGGAGCATTTCCATGAAGGAAATATGACGAATAAATCCAATGGAATCCAATCGAAAGTACCTGATATTTTCGTCGAGGTTTCACCAGAACTTGCACAAGAACGTAAAGTCAGTGATGGCGGACTCGTTCGCTTAGTGTCTCCATTCGGGGCCGTTAAATTAAAAGCCTTGATCACAGACCGTGTTAAAGATAATGAGCTATTTTTACCGATGAACTCCGTCGATAAAGACTCTGCCATTAACTTCCTGACCGGTCCTATCTATGATCAACGCACAAGCACGCCTGCTTACAAGCAGACGATGGTCCGCATGGAGGTATTAAGCGCAAGCGGGGATATCCCATTACCGGGTACCAATCCACGGAACAAAAAACGTCATCCTCAAAATGGTGTCGAGGTTGAACGTAAGTGGGCCCGTCCAGGGTATGTTCACTTAACGGATAAATAA